Proteins from one Haliscomenobacter hydrossis DSM 1100 genomic window:
- a CDS encoding COR domain-containing protein, which translates to MAGNTAEALRRIHENKLTQSKILDLSGLGLTELPDELWDCVWVQELSLGHAYYWNDEEQVWKWVYGRTGIIANDLSSFPPAVSNLRHLTHLFLDGTRLGDLYPLSNLIYLKHINLSRTRLPNLVTLGHLSNLSFLDLSYTQVTDLSDLSTLSNLNSLNLSDTQVSDLDALSALSNLSFLDLSFTQVSDLSGLSTLSNLSSLNLRDTYSSDLRSLRPLINLSDLKLSSTEVSDLSVLAHLHNLSSLHLSYTQVSDLSALSALSNLSFLDLSDTQVSDLSALSALYNLSFLNLSNTQISDLSALRHLLNLSIIDLSSTELTDLTTLRHLQNLNSINLNKTHASDLSALSNLSNLSELYLSDTQASDLSALSALFNLNSLNLSYTQVSGLSALANLQNLSSLDLGDTEVFDLSPLANLQNLSSLDLSDTEVVDLSPMINLSKLKYLNLSSTPILHLPFELLFLPKLTKLDLRDTHCLNIPPELTHERNALPALRNYHTELQKDSYTSYDAKQILIGNGRVGKTSLLKTLYNLGDFDQNEDSTHGIQLFDSTLPLPEKQATAHLSLWDFGGQELYHATHRIFMKTRALYLVVWDPETEAKPGEETIQLHGQDYTFRNYPLSYWLGNVRALSKDAKIILICNKCDDGKERFLPNLQELQAEYNIDSFISISAKTGYGISTLRQRIQYLLNQMPEMGLQMPVSWRSVKEKLTTIRTQKPYIHIDEYHTVAATEDLSPGSMDTLLNFLHHSGFLFWNVHHIKDHPILDQKWALEAIYQLLDRNGWYPLLKGNALRRREELAKCWKAYSKEQIDLFLHMMSSCEIALELEDQEEENLTYLIPELLPDTPAPAVKDIWEAATGPTYHLRFQHPFFHAALIQRFIVRTAKLAERYDLLWRTGLLFKVDATMALVQVFPAQSRIEIQIRGKNPSDLVQRIKKEITSIQNVQSEALFHVSLSGLDNEWVSLDQLALQTEKGKHHIASTTGEILELAPFHPLLSSKHPDQDEGQEAPGLKELSDRESGLQLLIPTAPPNPLEGLKLLVKKELINEGIGAAITCLETHLHTNSTPATDLIVISSQFQAFNRNVAKGLHSVDEQYLLSNRISNQVVALLATIQERDLK; encoded by the coding sequence ATGGCAGGCAACACCGCAGAAGCGCTCCGGCGCATCCATGAAAATAAACTCACCCAATCCAAAATTCTGGACTTGAGTGGCCTGGGACTGACTGAGCTACCGGATGAGTTGTGGGATTGTGTGTGGGTGCAGGAGTTGAGTTTGGGGCATGCTTATTATTGGAATGATGAAGAGCAGGTGTGGAAGTGGGTTTACGGTAGGACTGGAATAATAGCGAATGACTTATCAAGCTTTCCTCCAGCTGTCTCAAATCTTAGGCATTTGACCCACCTTTTTTTGGATGGTACCCGTCTTGGCGACCTTTACCCTCTGAGCAACTTGATCTACTTGAAGCACATTAATTTGTCCAGAACCCGACTGCCGAACCTAGTCACCTTAGGCCATTTGTCCAATCTGAGCTTCCTTGACTTGAGCTATACTCAAGTGACCGACCTAAGTGATTTGAGTACATTGTCTAATTTGAACTCCCTTAACTTGAGTGATACCCAGGTGTCGGATTTGGACGCTTTAAGCGCTTTGTCCAATCTGAGCTTCCTTGATTTGAGTTTTACCCAGGTGTCGGACCTTAGTGGCTTGAGCACATTGTCTAATTTGAGCTCCCTTAACTTGAGAGATACCTATTCGAGTGACCTGAGGTCATTGAGACCTTTGATAAATTTGAGCGACCTGAAGTTATCCTCTACCGAAGTGTCGGATTTGAGCGTCTTGGCTCATTTGCACAATTTGAGTTCACTTCATTTGAGTTATACCCAGGTGTCGGATCTGAGCGCCTTGAGCGCTTTATCCAATTTAAGCTTCCTTGACTTGAGTGATACTCAAGTGAGCGACCTGAGCGCCTTGAGTGCTTTGTACAATTTAAGCTTCCTTAATTTGAGTAATACCCAAATTTCTGATCTGAGTGCCCTGCGCCATTTGCTCAATTTGAGCATCATTGACTTGAGTTCTACCGAGTTGACAGATTTAACCACCCTGCGCCATTTGCAGAACTTGAATTCCATTAACTTGAATAAAACCCATGCAAGCGACCTGAGTGCTTTGAGCAATTTGTCTAATTTGAGTGAACTTTACTTGAGTGATACTCAAGCGAGCGACCTAAGCGCCTTGAGCGCTTTGTTCAATTTGAATTCCCTTAACTTAAGTTATACCCAAGTGTCGGGCCTAAGCGCCTTGGCCAATTTACAGAATTTGAGTTCACTTGATTTGGGTGATACGGAAGTGTTCGATTTGTCGCCCTTGGCCAATTTACAGAATTTGAGTTCACTTGATTTGAGTGATACGGAAGTGGTCGATTTGTCGCCTATGATCAATTTAAGCAAGTTGAAATATCTGAACTTGAGTTCTACTCCTATCCTTCATTTGCCTTTCGAGCTGCTTTTTTTACCAAAACTAACAAAACTGGACCTCCGGGACACCCACTGCCTCAACATCCCCCCCGAACTCACCCACGAACGCAACGCCCTTCCCGCCCTCCGCAACTACCACACCGAACTCCAAAAAGACTCCTACACCTCCTATGACGCCAAACAAATCCTCATCGGCAATGGCCGCGTTGGCAAAACCAGCCTACTCAAAACCCTCTACAACCTCGGCGATTTTGATCAGAACGAAGACTCCACCCACGGCATTCAACTATTCGACTCCACCCTCCCCCTCCCCGAAAAACAAGCCACTGCCCACCTCAGTCTCTGGGATTTCGGCGGACAGGAACTCTACCACGCCACCCATCGGATATTTATGAAAACCCGAGCCCTGTACCTAGTAGTGTGGGACCCAGAGACTGAAGCCAAACCCGGTGAAGAAACCATTCAACTCCATGGCCAGGATTACACCTTCCGCAACTACCCCCTCAGCTACTGGTTAGGCAACGTGCGGGCACTAAGTAAAGACGCCAAAATCATCCTCATCTGCAACAAGTGCGACGATGGGAAGGAACGTTTCCTACCCAATCTCCAGGAACTCCAAGCAGAATACAACATCGATTCCTTCATCAGCATCAGCGCCAAAACCGGCTACGGCATCTCCACCCTGCGCCAACGCATCCAGTACCTGCTCAACCAAATGCCGGAAATGGGCCTACAAATGCCGGTTTCCTGGCGCAGCGTCAAAGAAAAACTAACCACAATTCGCACCCAAAAACCCTACATCCATATCGATGAATACCACACCGTGGCCGCAACTGAAGACCTGTCGCCGGGTTCAATGGACACACTCCTGAATTTTTTGCACCACTCAGGCTTTTTATTTTGGAATGTACATCATATCAAGGATCACCCCATTTTAGACCAAAAATGGGCACTCGAAGCCATCTACCAACTCCTCGACCGCAACGGCTGGTACCCTCTCCTCAAAGGCAATGCCCTACGGCGTAGAGAAGAATTAGCCAAATGTTGGAAAGCATACAGCAAAGAACAGATCGACCTCTTTCTGCACATGATGAGCAGTTGCGAAATTGCATTGGAACTAGAAGATCAAGAAGAAGAGAACCTAACTTACCTCATTCCTGAACTGTTACCAGATACCCCTGCACCAGCAGTAAAAGACATCTGGGAAGCTGCAACTGGGCCTACCTATCACCTCCGCTTTCAGCATCCCTTTTTCCATGCCGCCTTGATCCAACGATTCATCGTCCGCACAGCAAAATTGGCGGAACGCTACGATCTGCTTTGGCGTACGGGCCTCTTGTTCAAGGTAGATGCCACGATGGCCTTGGTCCAGGTTTTTCCGGCACAAAGCAGGATCGAAATCCAAATCCGTGGCAAAAATCCCAGTGATCTGGTTCAACGCATCAAAAAAGAGATAACTTCTATTCAAAATGTACAAAGTGAAGCGCTGTTCCATGTTTCTTTAAGTGGCTTGGACAACGAATGGGTTTCTTTGGATCAATTAGCGCTCCAAACAGAAAAAGGCAAACATCACATAGCCTCCACTACTGGCGAAATTCTGGAACTGGCACCATTCCACCCGCTCCTTTCTTCCAAGCATCCTGATCAGGATGAAGGCCAAGAGGCACCTGGCTTAAAGGAACTCTCCGACCGCGAATCAGGACTCCAGCTGCTAATCCCAACCGCACCCCCTAATCCCTTGGAAGGCCTCAAACTGCTTGTGAAAAAAGAATTGATCAATGAAGGCATCGGAGCCGCCATCACCTGTCTGGAAACACACCTACACACTAATTCAACCCCTGCCACCGATTTAATTGTCATCAGTAGCCAATTCCAAGCATTCAACCGAAATGTGGCCAAGGGGCTACACAGTGTCGATGAACAATACTTGCTTTCCAATCGGATCAGCAATCAGGTTGTGGCTTTGTTGGCTACCATTCAGGAGAGGGATCTTAAATAA